A genomic segment from Daphnia carinata strain CSIRO-1 chromosome 1, CSIRO_AGI_Dcar_HiC_V3, whole genome shotgun sequence encodes:
- the LOC130691066 gene encoding homeobox protein engrailed-1a-like, translating to MADVSQHQLLLSECYRGSSPRSASTPGPAAPDSPANSASGRFSASPSVAAALLSPSLAGANCFAPNYHYSPYHHHHHAVSQHPAALGLMGSFLSVGSYAPYAALAAAAAAAAAGMAGHLAPPLAPPPLLHPLSRLRQSSPTSQSVSRVLPFSVENILKPEFGRNHPSAESTSTEAADDQEANQPELKPLNRESIKRTASSASITSPSLGSKRVKSSTAVSPPLTNKKTPSVSIKADPADLSGRTSSCTDSSSFSSGEGSSNGKDGEQSGGPTELPTDPTKMTDPAKWPAWIFCTRYSDRPSSGPRLRRTKKDRNAEEKRPRTAFTSEQLARLKNEFTENRYLNEKRRQELANELQLHENQIKIWFQNKRAKIKKTTGQKNPLALQLMAQGLYNHSTVPVGEEDEDEEFYASHQQQQREQHSE from the exons atggcagacgTATCGCAACACCAACTTCTTCTCTCCGAGTGTTATCGAGGCTCCAGCCCACGAAGTGCCTCAACTCCAGGACCGGCGGCTCCTGACAGCCCGGCCAATTCGGCTTCAGGCCGCTTTTCAGCTTCACCTTCCGTCGCAGCAGCTTTGTTGTCACCATCCCTCGCCGGCGCCAACTGTTTCGCTCCAAACTACCACTATTCGCCctaccatcatcatcaccacgcAGTAAGCCAACATCCAGCAGCATTAGGTCTCATGGGTTCTTTCCTCAGTGTCGGATCTTACGCTCCGTACGCGGCACTTGCTGCCGCAGCGGCCGCAGCCGCTGCCGGCATGGCCGGTCACCTAGCACCGCCGCTAGCCCCTCCACCTTTGCTGCATCCGCTGAGCCGCCTGAGACAATCATCACCGACATCCCAATCCGTTTCCAGAGTTCTGCCCTTCTCAGTCGAGAACATCCTCAAGCCGGAATTCGGCCGCAATCATCCGTCCGCAGAATCGACTTCGACCGAGGCCGCGGATGACCAAGAAGCTAACCAACCTGAGCTCAAACCTTTAAACAGAGAATCGATCAAGAGGACAGCTTCGTCTGCATCCATCACGAGCCCTTCACTTGGTAGCAAACGCGTGAAATCATCCACTGCCGTCTCGCCTCCGCTGACGAACAAGAAAACACCTTCCGTTTCAATCAAAGCTGATCCAGCTGATCTATCGGGACGTACCAGCAGCTGCACTGATTCCTCATCGTTCTCATCTGGCGAAGGAAGCAGCAACGGGAAAGACGGTGAGCAGTCTGGAGGCCCCACAGAACTACCTACCGACCCAACCAAAATGACCGATCCAGCTAAATGGCCTGCTTGGATCTTCTGCACTCGCTATTCTGACAGACCTTCTTCTG GTCCCCGACTACGCCGCACCAAAAAGGACCGGAATGCCGAGGAGAAGCGCCCACGGACAGCTTTCACATCTGAGCAATTAGCTCGTCTGAAAAACGAATTTACCGAAAATCGTTACCTAAACGAGAAGCGTCGCCAAGAGCTGGCCAACGAGTTGCAATTGCACGaaaaccaaatcaaaatcTGGTTCCAGAACAAACGAGCCAAAATTAAGAAGACCACCGGGCAGAAAAATCCCCTGGCACTGCAGCTCATGGCTCAGGGTCTTTACAACCATTCGACCGTCCCAGTCGGCGAAGAAGACGAGGACGAAGAATTCTACGCTTCTCATCAGCAGCAACAAAGGGAGCAGCACAGTGAATAA